In Telopea speciosissima isolate NSW1024214 ecotype Mountain lineage chromosome 10, Tspe_v1, whole genome shotgun sequence, the DNA window CAAAGTGCGTTTGGTTGCGAAAGGCTTCCACCAGCAACATGGGATTGACTATGTTGAGACCTTCTGTCCTGCATGTTATTAAACCCACTACTATACAGTGTGTTCTTTCTATTGCTCTCCTAGGGCTAGCCGGTGCGACAACTTGATGTTCATAATGCAGTCCTCCATGGTTTGCTTCATGAAGAGGTTTTTATGTCTCAACCTCCGGGATTTGTTGACAATTCTCAACCACACTATGTCTGTAAATTAAATCGGTccctctatggtcttaaacaggcTCCTCATGCTTGGTTTTCTCGTCTCTCAGAGTTTCTTCTTCACCTTGGTTTTTCTGGTTCAAAGACAGACACTTCGTTGTTTATTCGTCGCATTGGGCCTCATGTGTGCTATATTCTTGTTTATGTTGATATTTTGATGACTGGCAGAGATTCTAGCATGGTCACTTCTCCTATGTAGCAGCTATCCAAGGAATTTTCTATTAAAGATCTTGGCAACCTGCATTTTTTCGTGGGCATAGAAGTTGTCAAGCATTCTCGTGGAATTATTCTTTCTCAGTCTTGTTACATTTTGGAATTATTGCAACACATTGGTATGGTCGATTGCAAGACTGTGAAGACTCCCACGGCTGCCACTTTTAAGCCTTCAGATTCAGGGGGTGCGTCAATGTCCAACCCTACCAAGTATCGCTTTGTTGTAGGAGCCCTGCAATATGTCACCCTTACTCGCCTAGATGACACTTTCTCCATCAATAGAGcatgccaatttatgcatgcccctgTAGAAGATCATTGGCAACTTGTAAAATGCATTCTTCGGTATTTGAAAAGTACCAGGAATTTTGGGCTACCTATTGAGCATTCTACTTCTCGTTCTCTTCAAGCATTCTCTGATGCCGACTGGGTAGGTGACAGCACTGATCGCAAACCCACAAGTGGTTTCGCAATTTTTCTTGGTGCAAATCTGATCTCCTGGATCTCCTAGAAGCAACAGACTATTGTCCGTTCCTCTATAGAGGCTGAGTATAAATCCCTGGCTGATGCTTCGGCCGATTTAATTTGGTTGGAATCATTACTAGGCAAACTTGGGTATCCCCTGGCACGCCCCCAATACTCTGGTATGATAATATTGGCGACACCTACCTCTCGGCAAATCCAGGGTTTCATGCACACACAAAGCATGTCgaaattgattttcattttgttcggGATCGTGTGTCCAAGAAGTAGCTCCAGATCCAGTAACTCTACACATGATCAACTCGCCAATAGATTGACTAAGCCTCTTGCTTCGGCGcggttttattttttgtgggacaagctgaagattcgggtgcccgattctccaccttgagggggtgtattgagagaAACCATAGTCGAGTTTCCTTTCTCGGTTtattattacatgtgataataaaccTTCTTCATTTAGCACATTGAATTGAGATCCTCATATACTTGTAAAGTCAATATTTTATGtgatattcacccaaaaaaaatattttatgtgATCCTAAGAAATATCTTACCTAGTTTAAACTAAGCTAGGAATGTAGTCTTTGTAATCTGTATATTGTACTTTCTTTGAGTGAATGAAATCAAGGAATATTATTCACTCTAATAGTCACTAATAACATAAAACCGAACCGGCCGTTTTCCTATTTAATTCACATGATGACCACTTTATTACCATTCTAAAATTACTTCCAAGACATATGGCAAGGTCACCCATTCTAAAGTTTTTGGGCTTTTGAGAAAACAAGTCTGGGACTGAAAAATGCCTAGCACCCCTCCCCCCACTTcccaattaaaaaattaatcttGAAAACATTGTTGATGGTGATAGAACTAGACTCATGATGAATTTCTATGTCATGGTTAACTTTTCGTAGCACTTCTCACTAAAAAAAGACACTTTTAGTAGTTCTCAAAATATTTTCTTGTCTTAACCAACcccctctcaaaaaaaaaatatatatacatccTTCTAACTTTTCTTAAATCATTCTCCAACTTGATTAACTTTACTACTGTTTGTCATTCatgttggatttttaattgtttttaaaattaaagattcgaAATGTGGTTTTGTTGGAGGGTTGAGTTCTTgcctaatagacacctaaatagttAATAGGTGCTTATTGAAAGACTTGTTTAagtggctaacaaacaagccttatgagaaaagacatgagttgggacatatctcttggagataccccttagtggtgtCTTTTCCTctcatatataaagagaggaggtcttgctcattctctaacAATTGTTTTTGGAAACATCTTTAGAAGCAATTTTAAgtatatgttttcttttccaCCGTAGTTGGTCAGTGTCGATGAGTTAGTGAATATAGACTTTGGACgccctttgtaatcacatttggaactgcaacctacgtgattagagagttgttttatttggggggtatagatgcatggtcaacccGGATTGCAGAATTCGgacatctaaaaaccttaaggagagcatcgtttgatgcaactcaactctaccatttattgttcGGGTTATACAAGAGGACTTGTATTGTTGACGTGGTGCGATACAATCTGTCATGCCAATCAGATAGGTCTtgtatttaatatttatttattgtatttctagtcttatacttgcGGCCCAGGATATTTTATTCCTACAATTCATAAAGGCACTTTGACTAGGCTCTCACACGAGATTCATGACAAACATTTCCATTTTCTAAATCCTTGTCCAACTTTAGCTTAATTTTCTTAGTGCTTGAGATTTATAAAGATACTTTAATTAAGACCCCACTGAATCTTGGGTCCACCTcttgtttacaccctattttttGTCTATTTCGATTAATAGAGAAATAGACCAAAATCTATTTCAGTCAAGACTGACATGTTGGGCCTTATTGAGGTAAAGAAATGAAAAACAACTTACAAGGATTGAttaaattcataaataaaaattgtTGAAAGATTAAATAAGAGATTAAACATCAAATCACCCCGACTAAAGGTATatcaaaaaaattcaattccGCAACAGATGATAAATGAAGGATACATTTCGTATTCAAGGAATCAAGGGAGGGCAGGCGCTGGTGGTATTTTCAGATACTACAATGCTAAACGTACatatttaaataaagaaatcaTAATTACAATTTTTTCTCAAACAAGAATCACCTCCAAAGAAATAAAGACCAACTTTGTGGTCTATAGTGAGAACTTCAGCCATGCCTTTCCTATCAAAATACCAAAAGGCTGATATACTTTGGGAAACTAGATTGAAAATCATGCAATTAACGAAAGGCTGACCTTGAGAACTATTGCTTAATTTTGAGTGCAGTCTCAAATGAATTGCCTTAGTCCCCTGTTGGTGAAATGAAACGTCGATCACAATTATTGTACTTCAATATCATTTAGGTCACCTATAGTGATTGTATGAAAATGATCCACAAATGACGGTCAGAGAACAAGCAGCTCTTTTGATACTTGATGCATAGTTGGGCGGGATTGTGGGTGACTTCGTAAGCATGCAAGTGCTATTCTCATAACAGAAATAACATCCTTGGCAACCTTTTGATCTGATGGAAAGCTGAGGCATGAGTCTAACATGTCCCTTAATAGTATCTTTTGACCAACTAATGACGTTAAAGATGAAATGAGCTCCCTTGGATGCCTTCCCATAATTGTTTCTAATGTCACTACTCCAAAACTATATACATCACACTTATCAGTTAAAACCATGGTGTAAGCAAGCTCtgcaaaggaagaaagaaagggatttAGTGGAAATGTATAAATAGCAAAACAAACAAGTGTCTTAAAATAGAAACGATAAACTACAATATATTTTAAATGACAGATATGGCAGAGCAAGGTCTGGACTCATTAGGTATCAATTTTAAAACTCAAATTCAGTTATTTACTCTCTGTCCGTGCACCTTTTAGTAGTCCATGAGCCTTCTCTATAACCATGAATCTTTTAATGCTTCATTTTGCCAATGGGTAAGCTCTGTAAGGCCAAACTTCACATTTGAACAAGGGACCTTGGGGTTTACCTCTACATAAAATTTAGGTCCCATCCAATAGGTTACGTAGCTAAAAATGGGTGGCTCATGGACAAATTCTCCTCTCTATGGCTTTGGAGGAAACTTGTGCCCAGTATTCCTTCATTACTTGTGAGTATTGTGGCTTTTGACAATAGCATCCTATCTATACATGTTTTGCATAGATAAAACATTGTTTACATGCTACTCACATCAGCAGATAAATTTGTCATATGTCAAAGTACAGTTCTGTATACAAGCCACGAACCTATTGTGGATATGTTATCTATATCAATGTCTATTCCTATGGTAAGTTTAGCCCATATATGTTTACCCCGTCAAATATAAAGTGTAGTAAATGGATactttttctataaaaaattgATATATCAATTTTGAGAAGCTTGGTTTAATGGTAGAAAATTCAAACTAAACAATACATGCATGTTGGAAGTAGAGATGGGACCACAAATTAGAGATTTCCAAGGATTCAACCACCCATCCAATAGTCGGTTTGATCACTTTACCCATAAAcaccccctctcccctccccccctccttacaaggaaaaaaaaaacaacataaaTACAAGGGTTGTTTTATGTTTGAGGATAGAGTTGTATGTGCCCCTCGATGCCCCTCACCAAATGTATATTCATTTTTTGGCCTTCGTTAAATAAATTCAAAAGGGTGGCCTAAGGTTTATTTTGTGATTGATGAGAGGAATGGATGTAGCGCTCCACCCCTCCCCAAATGTACTTTAAGATCTTgacttgattaaaaaaaatttgtaggGTTGGCCTAGACTCCTAAAGCTTTGGGCAGTCAAAAAAGAATTGTAGCTATTGTAACTTGTTTCTAATTCAATAGAAACCTACAGTAATGCTAGGGCTACCTATTTTCTGTATAAGAATTTGGAAAAAGTAAACAATTTATTAGAAAAATATAATTGGATAGCTTACATACGAAATATAGTAGGGTTTCTTTTTCACTCCAAATGGGTAATTTTATTgttctattttgttttctcccttttcttacTTCTAATATTCCTTTAGTTTGCAAAAGGTTTTTGCTTGGTTTATTACGAATACCATGAAATTAAAGGGTatcctttaattttctttttgaattactcaattaaataaaatattttcacaTCATAATCTATATAATGCATTAGCTTAAGCTAAAAAGAATCTCAAGGGTATTTACTGATGgaaaatttaagaatttattatgtaacatataaaaatcATAACAATAGGACATGGCAACAGTCATCCTATTATTCTAAAATGATTGTAATTGAAAGAAactaaaatacattttttaGTCAAAGTTTTGATGATTGTGTACTAAATCTTTCAAAGTTCTAATAAGATATTTTCCAAACTATAAGAATTGTTCTCACTTGGACTCAAATGTATGAGATACAAACACTTTaacttttcatttttcaatACTAAGATGACAAATACTTCAATGGTCAAATTCAGCAAAAATCCTAGACCTTAAATATTGAAACGAAAATAAAGAAACCTTCAAATTATaactataaaaaaatatttatttgcaGTGAGAAATTTAAATACCTGGAGCAATATATCCATGAGTTCCTTTAGGTGACGTCCAATTAGGTGAGTCTTGCTTTAAAAGTCTTGCAATGCCAAAATCAGATAAGCGAGCCTCAAGTTCCAAGTCCAGCAATATATTTTTGCTTGAAATATCCCGATGAATTATTGGTGGAACACAGTCATGATGCACGTAAGACAAAGCATTGGCCACACTTTTGATGACATTTATTCTTTTCAGCCAATCGAACTCCACAGCCTCTGCCTGATTACTCAAGAAACGTTCTAAGCTTCCCTTTTCCATGTACTCATAAACAAGAAACATGCACCGTGGATGAGAGCAAAATCCATAAAGTTTGACAATGTGTCGATGCCTTATTTCTGTTAACACACGTATCTCATTCCCAAAGCTTTCCTCATTAACTATTGCATCACCTTCTACTGGATGGAACTTCTTCAAGGCTACTACATGGCCAGTACGTAGCGTTGCTTTGTAAACATTTCCATAAGTTCCAGTTCCAATGCAATATTTGGAATCAAAATCCTCTGTTGCTTGAATAACGTCCTCATAAGCAATTTTGCCATCGAAATTCCATATTGAAAATATGTTGCCATGATTTCTTCTGGTCGGTTCTACATttccttttcactttttctccCAAGAGGAAGACGACACTGATAATTGCAAATGCAAAGAACACAGTTCCTATTAAAGAAGCAATGATGGATATGATGAGTTTGTGTCCATTTTTTTCCGATCCCTTCCGTGGACGAGATTGATTGCAGGGAAGTAGACCTTGAAGTTCACCACATAACCCTTTATTGTTTCTAAATGCTTGAGGTGAAgcatttttgaaaaccctattgTTAGGAACTACACCCTCCAACTCATTATAGGACAAATCAAGAGATACTAAGCTAACCATCTCTTCGAGAGAAAGGGGTATCATGCCTGTGATCATATTGTGGGATAGATTTAAAATTTCCAACATCATCAACTTTGCAAGCTGGGGTGGTATCAATCCACTGATTAAGTTATGACTAAGGTCCAATTCAACTTGTAGGGATACTAGATTGCCAATTTGAGATGGAACGTTTCCATTCAATGAATTCCTGCTCACATTTAATAACAACAGTTTGGTGCATTGACAAAGCTGTGTTGGGATTGATCCAATTAGCCTATTTGCTGAGAGGTCTAGATGCTCTAAATTAATTAGTTTGCCAATTTCAAGTGGTATATACCCTGAAATCTGGTTGTCTGTTAAATTCAAGTCGATCAAAGACGATAAGCGACCAAATTCCTTTGGTATCTCTCCAGCAAGTTTGTTGAAAGAAAGGTCAAGTACTCCAAGTTGAGTTAACTGACCAATCTCAGGTGGTATCTTCCCACTAATATTATTTCCAGAAATCTTTAGCACTGATAAATTCCCACATTTCCCCCAATTTGGTGACAGCTCTCCATATAGTCTGTTGTGACTCATATCAATGTAATAAAGATGTGGATGCACAGCAAATTGTCAGCTATATTTCCTACAAATAGGTTGATGCCAAGTCGAACTCTTCTTAAACTTGTGCAATTTCTGAAGTCTGGAATAGAACCCATGAGACTATTGTTTAAAACtgaaagatattgaattgatcCTTGGCATATTTTTTGTGGCAAGCTTCCAGATAATTTATTCTCACATAAATTGAGCACTTCTAATTTACTTGAATTAGCAAGAGAAACGGGGATTGGGCCGTTGAGTTTGTTTAGAGATAGTCTCAAGTCAACTAAATTTTCCATATCTCCAATTGCTGAAGGCACTGGACTAGATAATTGATTGTCATACAAATAGAGCAACTCTAGTTTACTTAAATTAGCTAGAGAATGAGGGATTGGACCATTGAGTATGTTGCCATATAGCTCCAAGTCAATCAGATTTTCCATACCTCCAATTTCTGAAGGCACCGGACCAGATAATTGATTCTCAAACAAATAGAGCTTCTCTAGTTTAGTTAAATTAGCCATAGAATGAGGGATTGGACCGTTGAGTTTGTTTCGAGCTAGGTCCAAGCGAATCAGATTTTCCATATCTCTAATTTCTGAAGGTATTTGACCATTGAGTTCATTGTGACGGAGGTATAGAAagccaagattgcttaaattgcTCAAGGGAGCGAGGCAGAATTCTGGAAAGAGTATTATAGGAGAGATCGAGGTGGGTGAGTTTGGAGAGACTACCAACATGCTTGGGTATGGTTCCTGTGAGTTCATTGAAGCTGAGATTGAGACGAATAAGATtgggaaaggaagagaaggtcAAGTTATCAAGCGTACCTTTCAACTCCACTTTGGGAAGACTAATCGCAACCACACTACTTCCGGCGTTGTTGCAAGTTATACCAAACCACTTGCATGGTGGGattgctgatgatgatgaagtgATGGTGGCGTTGGGATGAGATGGTGATGTGGTAACCTTCCAAGAATGGAGAGCAGCAACAGAGTAGCTCTAAAGGCTGGCTTTCCATTTGAGAAGAGCTTCTGCTTCACTTGACAACTGATCAGAGACGACGACCCTTGAGCTACTACCAAACGCAGAGGAAATGAAGAAGCTTAAAAGGCAAAGAAACACTACAACAACGTTTGGGAAGAAGGATAACAATGGAGTGCGAGAAGAAAGGGTGTTGGTTGTTGTAGAGTAGGCCATGGTTGGGTACTgtaagttgttgttgtttgatTGTTAATTTATAGAAatgaaatcatcaacaaaaggaATCGGCACGCGGAAGAGACTCGGTCATTGTGGGCTTGCTTAACACCCATTGATGAACCTGTGATATTGGGCTGGGTTTGCCCAGTGGCCCCAATACTTTGCTCAATATTGGGGTGCAAAACCTGCAAACACATGATGACAGCTGCATAATTGAATTTGGTGGAGGCCACTTTTTCACATGTGACTTCATTCAACAAAATAGATGTAATGTTTCTAATCATTTGTTAAGAATCAGACctagagttcttttttcatactatatatacatatttttttggtctttttatatttttcagcgTTAAAATTCAAGTGGATagtcatttaaaaataaaatagaacttATAAGGATGGATTAAATTCATAATAAACTTAATTTTCTTCATATGAAGGCTCATAATTAAGATTCTTAATCTTCTACATTTTTACCCTAGTGTACATTGCTTACCTACTACCTCTTTTCCCCCATTCTATTTTGTCTTCTTCATAACCGCAACTAATAACATGGATATCCTCTTCAATGCAGATCGGTGTGCTAGCACAACACGTACTACATCTCCAGATCTGATACTTTCAAAGTGTTAATAGATTTTCAAATAAGCAGCAGCTAAGTcctttgtttattaaaaaactgaaatcaaataaTACCAGAAGCCAATTCAAATGAAAATTGAAGAACAcaaaaacatagaaacaaaatgaaatgaaatcacTTGTGCTTGCTCGGAAGCGCCTTCTTGTAGCGAATAAATTCCAGAAAACGCGATTAGAGCTCCATGGCGGAGCCCCTTGCCGTAAGGGAGGGTCGCCCCCCAGACCTCGCGCCACGGGCAGCGGCTCCTGCTCTGCATTCCTTTGCAGTGGTAACCTCCAACGGGTCTGCCCTATCGCTCCGGTGGTCTCGGTGAAGACCCCATCGCTGTACATGGGTAACCCTGCGGTTTTCTTCACAGAGGATCAGATAGCAAAATCTGAAGAGCCGTTTTATTATAATAGGTGATTGTATTTCATTGATTCAAATAGAACCGATTACAGTAAGTATATTTATAATACAAAGAGTTGGATTTAGAGTAGGTCTCACAtgctgttgcgtcaagaaatcgtcgagcggtcctgcaagtgccgtcacctgcaagtggaccaaggggtcacgagagagaatcggtgtggttccggcctgaggctctccgatgccaaagttagatctcctgagcaaacagatgaatagtgattattcaatatgagttttgatCTCCctctatggggttgtgtaccttgtcttttatagtagtgtatggcggtgtagagagtcccagtttgatggcgattgtgctgttgagtggatagaggccttgggtaacggggctctatcctgattggccatctccctgcgggagggagtgtcctggtggtatcaagatccttgttggatagatacccgcgtgtggtgataacgttattggtgcttgaatccgtttGGGTGatgtgacttctaagcggtggcctagagtcctggtggtgacaagAATCTacagtgacacgattgggtcatagacgagtggccccggtgtccgtgtacatcacgtccgcgtccacgatgccgcgcctgggtgcaggcccgcctgggtgagaggccgcacctgggtgaggccccgcctgggtgctggccgagcccgggtgggaccccaggttcgttctccttggttctggagcgggtcatCCTGTGACACGTGGTGGCTGCTGATTGATCCGGTGAATCTTGAATGTATCACATGCGATAATAGAAGAATCCATTATCACATGGGACTGTGCAACATGAAGAAGACGTGATAGAGTGTGAGTAGAAGACCAATATAGTGATCCTAGAATAGGAACgactatattggtcaatacgTTTCAATTGGCGTTGGTGGCTAAATGCTTGTATGGTAGGCCaacgattttttattttaaaagatcacTCCAGGCCATCTTCCACCTCTCAAACGATGTTCTGATCTCCTCCTTGGATTCCAGACATCTTCTCTTGAGATTTCTTAAGAGGGAGGATTTCATTAAAGTTTGGCTTAAAGAATATGTTGTTGTTAAGGGCTTCTCTTTTCGGTTTTTCAAATGGTCAAGGTTTTTTAAGGCTGGGTTGGAGTCTCCGATTGTGCCAGTTTGGGTGTCCTTTCCAAATCTTCCAGTGAACCTGTACCAAGGGAATTTCTTCCTATCTATTGCCGGGACAGTCGCAAAATTGTTGAAGGTTGACAGTGCCATGGCTGGATGTACCAGGACGATGGCGGCAAGGGCTTGCGTGGAAGTGGACTTGCGAGCAGTCCACCCTGATTGTGTTTGGGTGGGTTGTGGTGCTTTTGGTTTCTTCCAAAAGGTCGTTTATGAAAGATTGCCGTTGTTTTGCTCTGGCTGTTCGAAATTGGGTCATGGAGAAGAGGCATGCCGCAAGAAGAAGTTGGGAGGACTGGTGCCTGAGGGGAATAAGGAGGGGTTTTTTAAGGGCCAATCGTTGGATGAACCTGTGGTTATTGAGGAAGGGGGTGATCAGGAGGATGATAGGGAGGCATCCCTAGTGCGTGATAAAGGTAAAGAGGTTATGGTGGTGGAAAACGATGGTGATCACAAAGAGCTTTCATTGGCGCATTCTAATGGAGTGGGGAAGGGAGGACGGCGAGTCTAACCGGAGGTGATGACGAGTTTCCTAATAAGGAAAGGGAAGATTACGTTGCGGTTCCGCTTGCTAATTCTTTGGGAAGTGAGAAAAAATCAAGGGGTTATTGAAAACGGGCTTTTATCTACTATCCCTTCAATCTTTATTTCTGGAGTCTCAGATTAGATCTCCGACACACTCAGCCGCTATTCAAGAAGAAGCTGCAGGAGTTCACGTTTTTATTGAACAAGGTGGAGCACCACATGCTTCTCATGACAAAAAATCGCAATGGATCACTGATAGTGATATACATGAAGGTTTAAATAAGGAAGATCAAGTTCTTTTTGAAGTTGAGGGTGCAGAACGTGATTCAAGTAATAAAGAATTGCAAAGTCTCGAGGGTGGTGAGCAAGGTGGGTGGATTCGGATGGTGGGTCTGAAAATCCGTATTGGACATAGGAATGCTCGTCGAGGTGGTCGTGTGAGAACTCCAGCTATTGCCAGAACTCGGAGTCAAAGGAATGGAAAGCTTGGTGATAAGGCGGTGGTCGTGCCGGTAGATAAAGAGGTGGGAGTGGGCTTGCAAAATATCCCATCGCCTTTTCATCCAGAGGAGGAGGCCCTTTTAGCCCGTGTGGCTCTTGATCGACCAAGTGTCTATGCTGGGACCCCACGACGATCGGATAGGATAAGGATCCCATCGGTGTGCCTCACAGATCCCGtgtagtcttttcttttttcttctcttgggTGAATGAGTAGCTTGTTGCCCGCCGTTATGTTTTAGGGTGGAGTCCCCTTTTCTGCTTTAGCTTCCTTTGCCTACAGTCTTTCTTCTGTAGGCTAGTTAGCCTCCTTTTTAATCTTCAATAaaattgttctctttctttgaaacaaagaaaaaaaaaaaaaagaaatcacttGTGCTCCTACAAATAGGACAAATATCAACTTAGTGCACCATAAACTGAACTTTTGGTTGAATACCATTTTCTCCTTTGATGTGGTGTCTACAAGAGATGTTTCCATGAAAATCTCCAACCATGAGGGAGGCACACCATCTGGGTTCTCTTTACACTGAACAAAGGTGTATATTTAATATTAGAAGTTTGGTATTTGACTAAATATTATATGCTTTTGTGAAGAGCCACTTTTTTCTATATTACCTTCCTCTCTGGTATTTGTGCAAATATTCTCTTTCCTGTAATATGGTCTATTTTAAGTTTGGACCTATTATCTTTATTATGCGTACATATAGCTTAATATATTTGAAATAGACACATGCAAGTCTTAGTCATAGATTGAGAGAAATATATGCAAATCTCATCTAAATCTCGCATAATAAGAATAATTAGCCCAATTTAAAATTACGATATAATTAGTAGAGGCCCCACCTAAAAAATTTTGGTATCCCACAGATGGAGGAGATGTAGCCACCGCTCTAGCGGAACATGTTTACCACAATTTAGAGCCCATTCTTCATATGTGGTATATCAGTTATAGATGTTTGACTTCAAGTCTCTCCACTGATCATTCAACTTCTATAATGCCCATGTCTTAGTACCATATGGACGATTAAATTTTTCCTgcaaacatttaaaaaaaaaaaaaaaaaacaatagtcACTTAAACATCAAATTTGTTGGAAAAAGTAATACAGGTTGTTATTTGAATCATGTTACTGTGatttttgtttgagttaaaataataccgctaGCGTATGAGTCGagcacgaggagatatacaccactctatttaactaactttaaagtaatgtaaagtgaaccaaattaaagtattaaattaaactaattaaactaataaaaactaatgcgtcctaactcataagcatctaacctatcaaactaacgcaaattgagaGGAATAaaattgcagccacacttcacaaccacataaaaaaaataaaagaaagagagagagaagaagaagaagagagaatgagatagaaggaagggagaatgagtttacgAGTTAGAGAGTAAACCTGTAGTTGAAGAGcctggcttcctcttctaaatctccaaatcttgtcatcaacttaggaacttagactagaaagcttgaaactaaactagaattattacagccatattgaaaacataacattaaagcatgaatcaaaagcattacaaccatggaattgaaaacatgaaatcaaactagaacttagaaagccaaaaactagaataagaaaagaagaaatttcactaattaattgaactaaaaactaaattaaaactaaactaaaactaacttaaaaactgaactacaactaacttcttacaaccgaaagggcaaggggtatttatagggggaagagaggagaagagagaagagggaagtgtaggagaaatactccctaagaaaagagaatattctcttctccttcctcctttacagtgccttgaaccccaagaaaaaagaaaaaatagaaagagggagagaaaagagtcctagatacataaaccttctatttattaaaaagtaactttctaattctaacttgtgc includes these proteins:
- the LOC122643261 gene encoding MDIS1-interacting receptor like kinase 2-like, which translates into the protein MSHNRLYGELSPNWGKCGNLSVLKISGNNISGKIPPEIGQLTQLGVLDLSFNKLAGEIPKEFGRLSSLIDLNLTDNQISGYIPLEIGKLINLEHLDLSANRLIGSIPTQLCQCTKLLLLNVSRNSLNGNVPSQIGNLVSLQVELDLSHNLISGLIPPQLAKLMMLEILNLSHNMITGMIPLSLEEMVSLVSLDLSYNELEGVVPNNRVFKNASPQAFRNNKGLCGELQGNVEPTRRNHGNIFSIWNFDGKIAYEDVIQATEDFDSKYCIGTGTYGNVYKATLRTGHVVALKKFHPVEGDAIVNEESFGNEIRVLTEIRHRHIVKLYGFCSHPRCMFLVYEYMEKGSLERFLSNQAEAVEFDWLKRINVIKSVANALSYVHHDCVPPIIHRDISSKNILLDLELEARLSDFGIARLLKQDSPNWTSPKGTHGYIAPELAYTMVLTDKCDVYSFGVVTLETIMGRHPRELISSLTSLVGQKILLRDMLDSCLSFPSDQKVAKDVISVMRIALACLRSHPQSRPTMHQVSKELLVL
- the LOC122643262 gene encoding MDIS1-interacting receptor like kinase 2-like, with protein sequence MENLIRLDLARNKLNGPIPHSMANLTKLEKLYLFENQLSGPVPSEIGGMENLIDLELYGNILNGPIPHSLANLSKLELLYLYDNQLSSPVPSAIGDMENLVDLRLSLNKLNGPIPVSLANSSKLEVLNLCENKLSGSLPQKICQGSIQYLSVLNNSLMGSIPDFRNCTSLRRVRLGINLFVGNIADNLLCIHIFITLI